The following coding sequences lie in one Lelliottia jeotgali genomic window:
- a CDS encoding N-acetylmuramic acid 6-phosphate etherase — MNLGSLVSETRNPQTMDLDALSTLDLVNRFNQQDTLVALAVKETLPEVAKAVDAAADALKAGGRIIYMGAGTSGRLGVLDASECPPTFGVPHGLVVGLIAGGPGALLKAVEGAEDDKQLGADDLIAINLTENDLVVGLAASGRTPYVIGGLEYANQLGCTTVAISCNPGSPIAQVAAIAISPVVGPEALTGSTRLKSGTAQKLVLNMISTGAMVKFGKVYQNLMVDMKATNIKLVDRACRMVVEATGASREEAQAVLKQTDHDVKPAILMILSGLDATAARAKLEAHQGFLRAALQN; from the coding sequence ATGAATCTCGGCTCACTCGTTTCAGAAACCCGCAATCCACAAACGATGGATCTTGATGCGCTCTCCACGCTTGACCTTGTAAACCGGTTTAATCAACAGGATACGCTGGTCGCGCTGGCAGTGAAAGAGACATTGCCTGAGGTGGCGAAAGCCGTCGATGCCGCCGCCGATGCTCTGAAAGCTGGTGGACGCATTATTTATATGGGAGCCGGTACCAGTGGTCGTCTCGGCGTACTGGATGCGTCTGAATGCCCGCCGACCTTCGGCGTGCCGCATGGTCTGGTGGTCGGGCTAATTGCCGGTGGGCCTGGCGCGTTGTTAAAAGCGGTCGAAGGGGCGGAGGACGACAAACAGCTCGGGGCTGACGATCTGATCGCCATCAATCTGACCGAAAACGATTTGGTGGTCGGCCTGGCGGCGTCCGGGCGCACGCCTTATGTTATCGGTGGTCTGGAATATGCCAACCAGCTGGGCTGCACGACGGTGGCGATTTCCTGTAATCCGGGTTCACCCATTGCTCAGGTTGCTGCGATCGCAATCTCGCCTGTTGTCGGGCCAGAAGCGCTGACGGGCTCCACTCGTCTGAAATCAGGCACCGCGCAAAAGCTGGTGCTGAACATGATCTCCACCGGTGCGATGGTGAAGTTTGGCAAGGTCTACCAGAACCTGATGGTGGACATGAAAGCCACCAACATCAAGCTGGTGGACCGCGCCTGCCGCATGGTGGTCGAAGCCACCGGTGCCAGCCGCGAAGAGGCACAAGCGGTACTCAAACAAACCGATCACGATGTTAAACCGGCCATTCTGATGATTCTGAGCGGACTGGACGCCACAGCGGCGCGGGCAAAACTGGAAGCCCATCAGGGATTCTTGCGCGCTGCATTACAAAACTAA
- a CDS encoding Phosphoribosylformylglycinamidine synthase, synthetase subunit, translating into MMEILRGSPALSAFRINKLLARFQAADLPVSNIYAEYVHFADLNAPLNAQQREQLERLLKYGPSLSSHTPTGKLVLATPRPGTISPWSSKATDIAHNCGLSQINRLERGVAYYVEASTLTAEQWQTVTAELHDRMMESVFASLDDAEKLFSHHQPAPVQSVDLLGEGRQALIDANLRLGLALADDEIDYLQDAFVKLNRNPNDIELYMFAQANSEHCRHKIFNADWIIDGEEQPKSLFKMIKNTMEQTPDHVLSAYKDNAAVMEGSEVGRFFADREAGRYDFHQEPAHILMKVETHNHPTAISPWPGAATGSGGEIRDEGATGRGAKPKAGLVGFSVSNLRIPGFEQPWEEDFGKPERIVTALDIMTDGPLGGAAFNNEFGRPALNGYFRTYEEKVDSHNGEELRGYHKPIMLAGGIGNIRADHVQKGEITVGAKLIVLGGPAMNIGLGGGAASSMASGQSDADLDFASVQRDNPEMERRCQEVIDRCWQLGDANPILFIHDVGAGGLSNAMPELVSDGGRGGKFNLRDILSDEPGMSPLEIWCNESQERYVLAVSPDQLPLFDELCRRERAPYAVIGEATKELHLSMNDPHFDNQPIDLPLDVLLGKTPKMTRNVETRKAAGKALDVRGISIADAVNRVLHLPAVAEKTFLVTIGDRSVTGMVARDQMVGPWQIPVANCAVTTASLDSYYGEAMALGERTPVALLDFAASARLAVGEALTNIAATQIGDIKRIKLSANWMAAAGHPGEDAGLYEAVKAVGEELCPALGLTIPVGKDSMSMKTRWQEGNEQREMTSPLSLVITAFARVEDVRHTITPQLVTEDNALLLIDLGKGHNALGATALAQVYRQLGDKPADVRDVAQLKGFYDAIQALVAERKLLAYHDRSDGGLLVTLAEMAFTGHCGVEANIATLGDDRLAALFNEELGAVIQVRAADRDAVEALLAKHGLADCVHYLGKAVTGDRFVIEADGHVVFSESRSTLRMWWAETTWQMQRLRDNPECADQEHEAKANDNDPGLNVKLTFDINEDVAAPYIAKGARPKVAVLREQGVNSHVEMAAAFHRAGFDAIDVHMSDLLAGRTGLEDFQALVACGGFSYGDVLGAGEGWAKSILFNNRVRDEFETFFHRPQTLALGVCNGCQMMSNLRELIPGSDAWPRFVRNQSDRFEARFSLVEVTQSPSLLLQGMVGSQMPIAVSHGEGQVEVRDAAHLATLESKGLVALRFVDHFGKVTQTYPANPNGSANGITAVTSESGRATIMMPHPERVFRTVSNSWHPENWGEDSPWMRIFRNARKQLG; encoded by the coding sequence ATGATGGAAATTCTGCGTGGTTCGCCTGCACTGTCTGCCTTCCGTATCAACAAACTGCTGGCACGTTTTCAGGCAGCCGACCTTCCGGTAAGCAATATTTACGCTGAGTATGTCCATTTTGCTGACCTGAATGCTCCCTTAAATGCGCAGCAGCGCGAGCAGCTTGAACGTCTGCTCAAGTATGGCCCGAGCCTGAGCAGCCATACGCCAACTGGCAAACTGGTCCTTGCAACGCCTCGCCCTGGTACCATCTCCCCCTGGTCTTCTAAAGCCACTGACATCGCCCACAACTGCGGCCTGAGCCAGATCAATCGTCTGGAACGCGGAGTGGCGTATTACGTTGAAGCCTCGACCCTGACCGCTGAACAGTGGCAGACGGTTACCGCTGAACTGCACGACCGCATGATGGAGAGCGTCTTCGCCTCTCTGGATGACGCAGAAAAACTCTTCTCTCACCATCAGCCTGCGCCGGTACAGAGCGTGGATCTGCTGGGTGAAGGCCGTCAGGCCCTGATTGATGCCAACCTGCGTTTGGGTCTGGCACTGGCAGATGACGAGATTGATTACCTGCAGGATGCGTTCGTGAAGTTGAACCGCAATCCGAACGACATCGAACTCTATATGTTCGCGCAGGCCAACTCCGAGCACTGCCGTCATAAGATTTTCAACGCCGACTGGATTATCGATGGCGAAGAACAGCCGAAGTCGCTGTTCAAAATGATTAAAAACACCATGGAACAAACGCCTGACCACGTTCTGTCTGCCTATAAAGACAACGCCGCGGTGATGGAAGGTTCCGAGGTGGGCCGCTTCTTCGCCGACCGCGAAGCAGGGCGCTATGACTTCCATCAGGAGCCTGCGCATATCCTGATGAAAGTGGAAACACACAACCACCCGACGGCGATTTCTCCGTGGCCGGGTGCGGCGACCGGTTCTGGCGGCGAAATCCGTGACGAAGGGGCAACCGGACGCGGCGCAAAACCCAAAGCGGGCCTGGTCGGTTTCTCCGTCTCCAACCTGCGTATTCCTGGCTTTGAACAGCCGTGGGAAGAAGATTTCGGCAAGCCGGAGCGCATTGTCACCGCGCTCGACATCATGACCGACGGCCCACTGGGCGGCGCGGCGTTTAACAACGAATTTGGTCGCCCGGCCCTGAACGGCTACTTCCGTACCTACGAAGAGAAAGTCGACAGCCACAACGGCGAAGAGCTGCGCGGCTATCACAAGCCGATCATGCTGGCGGGCGGGATCGGCAACATCCGCGCCGATCACGTGCAGAAAGGTGAGATCACCGTCGGCGCGAAGCTGATCGTCCTCGGCGGCCCGGCGATGAACATCGGCCTGGGTGGCGGGGCGGCCTCTTCGATGGCATCCGGCCAGTCTGACGCGGATCTCGATTTCGCCTCCGTGCAGCGTGACAACCCGGAAATGGAACGTCGCTGCCAGGAAGTGATCGACCGCTGCTGGCAGCTCGGCGACGCCAACCCGATTCTGTTCATCCACGACGTCGGCGCGGGCGGTCTGTCTAACGCCATGCCGGAACTGGTGAGCGACGGCGGGCGCGGCGGTAAATTCAACCTGCGCGACATCCTGAGCGATGAGCCAGGCATGAGCCCGCTGGAAATCTGGTGTAACGAATCTCAGGAACGCTATGTGCTGGCGGTTTCTCCGGATCAGCTGCCGCTGTTCGACGAACTGTGCCGCCGCGAGCGCGCGCCGTACGCGGTCATCGGTGAAGCAACGAAAGAGCTGCACCTCAGCATGAACGATCCACATTTCGACAATCAGCCGATTGACCTGCCGCTCGACGTGCTGCTGGGCAAAACGCCGAAGATGACCCGTAACGTCGAAACTCGCAAAGCGGCGGGCAAAGCGCTGGATGTGCGCGGCATCTCAATTGCCGATGCGGTGAATCGCGTTCTGCACCTGCCTGCGGTCGCAGAAAAAACCTTCCTCGTCACCATCGGCGACCGCTCGGTGACCGGTATGGTCGCTCGCGATCAGATGGTCGGCCCGTGGCAGATCCCGGTGGCGAACTGCGCGGTCACCACGGCGAGTCTCGACAGCTACTACGGCGAAGCGATGGCGCTGGGTGAACGTACCCCGGTGGCACTGCTGGACTTTGCCGCCTCTGCCCGTCTGGCGGTTGGTGAAGCGCTGACTAACATCGCAGCGACGCAGATTGGCGATATCAAACGCATCAAACTCTCCGCCAACTGGATGGCCGCAGCCGGTCACCCTGGCGAAGACGCTGGCCTGTACGAAGCGGTAAAAGCGGTTGGCGAGGAACTGTGTCCGGCGCTGGGTCTGACCATTCCGGTCGGCAAAGACTCCATGTCGATGAAAACCCGCTGGCAGGAAGGCAACGAACAGCGCGAGATGACTTCTCCACTGTCGCTGGTTATCACCGCCTTTGCCCGCGTGGAAGATGTGCGTCACACCATCACCCCGCAGCTGGTCACGGAAGATAACGCCCTGCTGCTTATCGATCTTGGCAAAGGCCACAACGCCCTCGGGGCGACCGCGCTGGCGCAGGTTTATCGTCAACTGGGCGACAAACCGGCCGACGTGCGCGACGTCGCGCAGCTGAAAGGCTTCTACGACGCCATTCAGGCGCTGGTGGCTGAACGTAAACTGCTGGCCTATCACGACCGTTCAGACGGTGGCCTGCTGGTCACGCTGGCAGAGATGGCCTTTACCGGCCACTGCGGCGTGGAAGCGAACATCGCCACGCTGGGCGACGACCGTCTGGCGGCGCTGTTTAACGAAGAGCTGGGGGCGGTAATTCAGGTGCGTGCCGCGGATCGCGACGCGGTCGAAGCGTTGCTGGCGAAACACGGCCTGGCGGATTGCGTGCATTATCTCGGTAAAGCCGTCACCGGCGATCGTTTTGTTATCGAAGCAGACGGTCATGTGGTGTTCAGCGAAAGCCGCTCTACGCTTCGTATGTGGTGGGCAGAAACCACCTGGCAGATGCAGCGTCTGCGCGATAACCCGGAGTGCGCTGACCAGGAGCACGAAGCGAAAGCGAATGACAACGATCCGGGCCTGAACGTGAAGCTCACCTTCGACATCAACGAAGATGTGGCAGCGCCATACATCGCGAAAGGTGCGCGTCCCAAAGTGGCGGTTCTGCGCGAGCAGGGCGTGAACTCCCACGTCGAAATGGCGGCGGCGTTCCACCGTGCGGGCTTCGACGCTATCGACGTTCACATGAGCGATCTGCTGGCAGGACGCACCGGCCTGGAAGATTTCCAGGCGCTGGTGGCCTGCGGCGGCTTCTCTTACGGCGACGTGCTGGGAGCGGGCGAGGGCTGGGCGAAGTCCATCCTCTTCAACAATCGCGTTCGCGATGAGTTTGAAACCTTCTTCCATCGCCCGCAAACGCTGGCGCTGGGCGTGTGTAACGGTTGCCAGATGATGTCGAATCTGCGCGAACTGATCCCAGGCAGCGACGCCTGGCCGCGCTTTGTGCGTAACCAGTCTGACCGCTTCGAAGCGCGTTTCAGCCTGGTAGAAGTGACGCAAAGCCCATCTCTGCTGTTGCAGGGAATGGTCGGCTCGCAGATGCCTATCGCTGTTTCTCACGGCGAAGGGCAGGTGGAAGTGCGTGATGCGGCACATCTCGCCACGCTCGAAAGCAAAGGGCTGGTGGCGCTGCGCTTCGTGGATCACTTCGGAAAGGTGACACAAACTTATCCGGCGAACCCGAACGGCTCGGCGAACGGCATCACCGCCGTAACCAGCGAAAGCGGTCGTGCCACTATCATGATGCCGCACCCGGAGCGCGTGTTCCGTACCGTGAGCAACTCCTGGCACCCGGAAAACTGGGGCGAGGACAGCCCGTGGATGCGTATTTTCCGCAATGCGCGTAAACAGTTAGGTTAA
- a CDS encoding PTS system, N-acetylmuramic acid-specific IIB component, translated as MTRVRVEVQDDGQLDLARLKKLSGVSGYVKQGAQHQLIVGPGKAAQVVDAMRALMTGESAEVLGDVDRNKAQAKAKYKAPMSDALRQLANVFIPLIPAFIASGLITGIINILKRPDIVGDFATHYPNMLGILGIFGSAVFAIMNILVGVNAAKVYGGSMAMGGVMAGILSSPQLAQITLFGEALQPGRGGVIAVLLVVALMCWIEKRLRNLLPGSIELILNPLLTTLITGTIAIVALQPLGGLISEAIAHGATMAIDRGGLMVGAVLSGTFLPLVLTGLHQGLVPIHVELVQAHGYNALLPILSMAGMGQVGAAVAILMKTRNARLKKVIKGALPVGLLGIGEPLIFGVTLPLGKPFLAACLGGAAGGALISFWKVATVITFGISGLPLALTIVTGKVMLYLLGCLVAIIAGFLFTWLLGFNDPEE; from the coding sequence ATGACGCGCGTGCGGGTAGAAGTGCAGGACGACGGCCAGCTCGATCTGGCTCGTCTGAAAAAGCTCTCCGGCGTCAGCGGCTACGTGAAGCAGGGTGCACAGCACCAGCTGATTGTCGGGCCAGGCAAAGCCGCGCAGGTGGTGGATGCGATGCGTGCGTTGATGACAGGGGAAAGCGCAGAAGTATTAGGCGATGTCGATCGCAATAAAGCGCAGGCCAAAGCCAAATACAAAGCCCCGATGAGCGATGCGCTGCGACAGCTGGCTAACGTTTTTATTCCTCTGATCCCGGCGTTTATCGCCTCCGGCCTGATTACCGGCATTATCAACATCCTTAAACGCCCGGATATTGTCGGTGATTTTGCGACCCACTATCCAAACATGCTCGGCATTCTGGGCATTTTCGGCAGTGCAGTGTTTGCCATCATGAACATCCTCGTCGGTGTCAACGCGGCGAAAGTTTACGGCGGCTCGATGGCGATGGGCGGCGTGATGGCGGGGATCCTCTCCAGCCCGCAGCTGGCGCAAATCACCCTGTTTGGCGAGGCGCTCCAGCCTGGGCGCGGTGGTGTCATCGCGGTACTGCTGGTGGTCGCTCTGATGTGCTGGATCGAGAAAAGGCTGCGTAATCTTCTGCCAGGCTCGATTGAGTTGATCCTCAACCCGCTGCTGACGACGCTGATTACCGGTACCATCGCGATTGTGGCGTTGCAGCCGCTGGGCGGCCTGATCTCCGAGGCGATTGCCCACGGGGCGACGATGGCCATTGATCGCGGCGGATTGATGGTTGGAGCAGTACTGTCGGGCACTTTCCTGCCGCTGGTGCTCACCGGGCTGCATCAGGGGCTGGTGCCGATTCACGTCGAGCTGGTCCAGGCGCATGGCTACAACGCGCTGCTGCCGATCCTGTCGATGGCAGGGATGGGGCAAGTCGGTGCGGCGGTTGCCATCCTGATGAAAACCCGTAACGCGCGCCTTAAAAAAGTCATCAAAGGCGCGTTGCCCGTGGGATTATTGGGCATCGGCGAGCCGCTCATTTTCGGCGTCACGCTGCCGCTCGGTAAGCCATTCCTCGCTGCCTGTCTGGGTGGGGCGGCCGGTGGGGCGCTGATCAGTTTCTGGAAAGTGGCGACGGTTATTACCTTTGGCATCTCCGGTTTACCGCTGGCATTAACCATCGTGACCGGAAAAGTCATGCTCTATCTGTTAGGCTGTTTGGTAGCAATCATCGCCGGGTTCCTGTTTACCTGGCTGTTAGGATTCAACGATCCAGAGGAGTAA
- a CDS encoding phosphoserine phosphatase — translation MVNHERRVVFFDLDGTLHQQDMFGTFMRYLLRRQPLNALLVLPLLPVIGIALLIKGRAARWPMSLLLWGCTFGHSDARLNQLVQDFVHWFRGHVTAFPVVQDRLTQYLNANDADIWLITGSPQPLVEQVYFDTPWLPRVNLIATQMGRAYGGWVLTLRCLGHEKVVQLEKKIGTPLRLYSGYSDSKQDNPLLYFCQHRWRVTPSGELQQLE, via the coding sequence TTGGTTAATCACGAGCGCCGCGTTGTCTTTTTCGATTTGGATGGAACGCTACATCAGCAGGATATGTTTGGCACATTTATGCGCTATCTGTTGCGTCGCCAGCCTTTAAACGCACTGCTCGTGCTACCTCTTTTACCGGTTATCGGGATTGCACTGTTGATTAAAGGCCGCGCGGCGAGATGGCCAATGAGCCTGCTACTGTGGGGTTGCACCTTTGGTCATAGCGACGCGCGGCTCAACCAGCTTGTGCAGGATTTCGTCCACTGGTTTCGCGGGCATGTCACCGCGTTTCCGGTGGTTCAGGATCGCCTGACGCAATATCTTAACGCCAACGACGCCGATATCTGGCTGATTACCGGCTCGCCGCAGCCGCTGGTGGAGCAGGTCTATTTCGACACCCCCTGGCTGCCGCGCGTCAATCTGATTGCCACTCAAATGGGACGAGCGTATGGCGGCTGGGTGTTGACTCTGCGCTGTCTGGGCCATGAGAAAGTGGTGCAACTGGAAAAAAAAATCGGCACGCCGCTGCGTCTTTACAGTGGCTACAGCGACAGCAAGCAGGACAACCCGCTGCTCTACTTCTGCCAGCACCGTTGGCGCGTTACGCCGTCGGGCGAACTTCAGCAACTGGAATAG
- a CDS encoding 4Fe-4S ferredoxin, iron-sulfur binding, whose translation MALLITKKCINCDMCEPECPNEAISMGDSIYEINSDRCTECIGHYETPTCQKVCPIPNTILKDPAHTESEEQLWDKFVLMHHADKL comes from the coding sequence ATGGCGCTGTTAATCACCAAAAAATGCATCAACTGCGATATGTGCGAACCCGAATGCCCTAACGAGGCGATTTCGATGGGTGACAGCATTTATGAGATTAACAGCGATCGCTGCACCGAATGCATCGGCCATTACGAAACGCCGACCTGTCAGAAAGTTTGCCCGATCCCGAACACCATTCTCAAAGACCCGGCGCATACCGAATCCGAAGAGCAGCTGTGGGACAAATTCGTGCTAATGCATCACGCGGACAAACTCTAA
- a CDS encoding Transglycosylase, Slt family, translating into MKKLKINYLLIGIVTLLLAAALWPSIPWFGKAENRIAAIQSRGELRVSTISSPLTYNNVNGKITGLDYELAQQFADYLGVKLKITVRQNISQLFDDLDNDDADMLAAGLVYNSERSKSYQPGPTYYSVSQQLVYRVGNLRPRTLATLTDQQLTIAPGHVVIDDLRSLKEKKYPDLSWKVDEKLGTSALLEQVKDKKLAYTIADSVAISLFQRVHPEIAVALDVTDEQPVTWFSPLDEDQTLSAAMLDFFNSMNEDGTLARLEEKYLGHGGDFDYVDTRSFLRAVDSVLPDLQPLFEKYAQEIDWRLLAAISYQESHWDAQATSPTGVRGLMMLTKNTAQSLGLTDRTDAEQSISGGARYLQDMMAKVPDTVPEEERIWFALAAYNMGYAHMLDARALTAKTKGNPDSWSDVKQRLPLLSQKPWYNKLTYGYARGHEAYAYVENIRKYQISLEGYLLEKEKEVIEAQQLAQSYPVVSPNELNHPTTSILPFVAFSADGAFERNRLIAPNSLVQAPHR; encoded by the coding sequence TTGAAAAAATTAAAGATTAATTATCTGCTCATCGGCATTGTTACACTGCTGCTGGCAGCGGCCCTCTGGCCTTCTATCCCCTGGTTCGGCAAAGCCGAAAACCGTATCGCCGCGATCCAATCGCGGGGGGAACTGCGCGTCAGTACCATCAGCTCTCCGCTGACCTACAACAACGTGAACGGCAAAATCACCGGTCTCGATTATGAGCTCGCGCAACAGTTTGCCGACTATCTGGGCGTGAAGCTCAAAATCACCGTGCGCCAGAACATTAGCCAGCTGTTCGACGATCTGGATAACGACGATGCGGATATGCTGGCCGCCGGCCTGGTCTATAACAGCGAACGCAGCAAGAGCTATCAGCCGGGGCCGACCTACTATTCCGTTTCACAGCAGCTAGTGTATCGCGTCGGAAATTTGCGCCCTCGCACTCTTGCCACTCTGACCGATCAGCAGCTCACTATCGCGCCTGGGCATGTGGTAATTGACGACCTGCGTTCGCTGAAAGAGAAGAAATACCCCGATCTCAGCTGGAAGGTCGATGAAAAACTCGGTACTTCAGCTCTGCTGGAGCAGGTAAAAGATAAAAAGCTGGCCTACACCATCGCCGATTCGGTGGCGATCAGCTTGTTCCAGCGCGTTCACCCGGAGATTGCTGTGGCGCTGGACGTAACCGACGAACAGCCCGTGACCTGGTTTAGCCCTCTCGACGAGGATCAAACCCTGTCCGCCGCAATGCTCGATTTCTTCAATTCGATGAACGAAGACGGCACGCTTGCACGGCTGGAGGAGAAATACCTCGGTCACGGTGGCGATTTTGATTACGTCGATACCCGCAGCTTCCTGCGCGCGGTGGACAGCGTGCTGCCCGATCTCCAGCCGCTGTTTGAGAAATATGCCCAGGAGATCGACTGGCGTTTGCTGGCGGCGATTTCGTATCAGGAATCGCACTGGGACGCGCAGGCGACTTCCCCGACCGGCGTGCGCGGCCTGATGATGCTCACCAAAAACACGGCGCAAAGCCTTGGCCTGACGGATCGTACCGATGCCGAACAGAGCATCAGCGGTGGGGCGCGTTATCTGCAGGATATGATGGCGAAAGTGCCGGACACAGTGCCGGAAGAAGAACGGATCTGGTTTGCGCTGGCGGCGTACAACATGGGCTACGCGCACATGCTTGACGCACGGGCGTTGACTGCCAAAACCAAAGGGAATCCCGACAGTTGGTCTGACGTCAAACAGCGTCTGCCGCTGTTAAGCCAAAAGCCCTGGTACAATAAACTGACCTACGGCTATGCGCGCGGGCATGAGGCCTACGCGTATGTGGAAAATATCCGTAAATATCAGATAAGCCTGGAAGGGTATTTGCTCGAGAAAGAGAAAGAGGTGATTGAGGCGCAGCAGCTGGCGCAAAGCTATCCGGTGGTGTCACCGAATGAGCTTAATCACCCGACGACTTCAATTCTGCCTTTTGTTGCTTTTTCTGCTGACGGCGCATTCGAAAGAAATCGCTTAATAGCCCCGAACAGTCTGGTGCAAGCACCCCACCGATAA
- a CDS encoding Pyridoxine 5'-phosphate synthase — translation MRKPRIVMAELLLGVNIDHIATLRNARGTAYPDPVQAAFIAEQAGADGITVHLREDRRHITDRDVRILRQTLDTRMNLEMAVTEEMLAIACETQPHFCCLVPEKRQEVTTEGGLDVAGQRDKMTDACKRLVDAGILVSLFIDADFDQIKAAADVGAPYIEIHTGCYADAKDEVTQAKELDRIAKAATYAASLGLKVNAGHGLTYHNVKAIAEIPEMHELNIGHAIIGRAVMSGLKDAVTEMKRLMLEARQ, via the coding sequence ATGAGAAAACCGAGGATTGTCATGGCTGAATTACTGTTAGGCGTCAACATTGATCACATTGCCACGCTGCGTAATGCGCGAGGCACGGCTTATCCTGATCCGGTTCAGGCGGCATTTATTGCCGAACAGGCTGGCGCCGACGGCATTACCGTTCATCTGCGTGAAGACCGCCGTCATATCACCGATCGTGACGTACGCATCCTGCGCCAGACGCTGGACACGCGTATGAATCTGGAAATGGCGGTGACGGAAGAGATGCTGGCGATCGCCTGCGAAACCCAACCGCATTTCTGCTGCCTGGTGCCAGAAAAGCGCCAGGAAGTGACCACCGAAGGCGGGCTGGATGTCGCCGGACAGCGTGACAAAATGACCGATGCCTGCAAACGCCTGGTTGATGCCGGTATCCTGGTCTCTCTGTTTATCGATGCCGATTTCGACCAGATCAAAGCCGCCGCCGATGTCGGTGCGCCGTACATCGAAATTCACACCGGCTGCTATGCGGACGCCAAAGACGAAGTCACTCAGGCCAAAGAACTCGATCGTATTGCCAAAGCGGCCACCTACGCGGCGAGCCTCGGTTTGAAAGTTAACGCCGGTCACGGACTGACCTATCACAACGTCAAAGCGATTGCTGAAATTCCGGAAATGCACGAGCTGAATATCGGCCATGCGATTATCGGGCGCGCGGTGATGAGCGGGCTGAAAGACGCCGTTACCGAAATGAAACGCCTGATGCTGGAAGCGCGTCAGTAA
- a CDS encoding Sialic acid utilization regulator, RpiR family, whose protein sequence is MNCLIRIRQRYAGFAQSDKKLADFLLAQPDRARHLSSQQLASEAGVSQSSVVKFAQKIGFKGFPALKLAISEALVNNPNPQSMPLHNQIRGDDPMRLVGEKLIKENVSAMHATLDVNSEEKLLESVGMLRTARRIILTGIGASGLVARNFGWKLTKIGYNAVVEQDMHALLSTVQAMAPEDLLLAISYSGERREINLASDEALRVGGKILAITGFTPNALQQRATRCLYTIAEEQATRSAAISSTSAQMMLTDLLFVALVQQDLEHAPERIRHSEELVKKLV, encoded by the coding sequence ATGAACTGTTTAATTCGTATTCGCCAGCGGTACGCGGGCTTTGCCCAGAGCGATAAGAAACTGGCGGACTTCCTGCTGGCGCAGCCCGATCGTGCGCGTCATTTAAGCTCCCAACAGCTGGCCAGCGAAGCCGGAGTGAGCCAGTCGAGCGTGGTGAAATTCGCGCAAAAAATTGGTTTTAAAGGTTTTCCGGCACTCAAGCTGGCGATCAGCGAAGCGCTGGTCAACAATCCGAATCCACAATCGATGCCGCTGCATAACCAGATTCGCGGTGACGATCCGATGCGTCTGGTGGGCGAGAAGCTGATCAAAGAGAACGTCTCGGCGATGCACGCGACGCTTGATGTGAACAGCGAAGAGAAGTTACTGGAAAGCGTTGGAATGCTGCGCACTGCACGGCGGATTATTTTGACCGGCATCGGCGCGTCGGGGCTGGTTGCGCGCAACTTCGGCTGGAAGCTGACTAAAATCGGCTATAACGCGGTTGTCGAACAGGACATGCACGCGCTGTTATCCACCGTTCAGGCGATGGCACCTGAGGATTTACTGCTGGCCATCTCGTACTCTGGGGAACGTCGCGAGATCAATCTGGCCTCCGATGAAGCGCTGCGCGTGGGCGGCAAAATCCTGGCAATTACCGGTTTTACGCCGAATGCGCTACAACAGCGGGCTACGCGCTGCCTCTACACGATTGCTGAAGAGCAAGCCACTCGCAGCGCGGCGATTTCGTCCACTAGCGCACAGATGATGCTGACGGATTTGCTGTTCGTGGCGCTGGTGCAGCAGGATCTTGAGCATGCGCCGGAGCGTATTCGTCACAGCGAGGAGCTGGTAAAAAAACTGGTCTGA
- a CDS encoding Holo-(acyl-carrier protein) synthase gives MAILGLGTDIVEISRIEAVIARSGDRLAKRVLSDNEWAIWEAHQQPVRFLAKRFAVKEAAAKAFGTGIRNGLAFNQFEVFNDELGKPRLRLWGEAQKLADKLGVNHMHVTLADERHYACATVIIES, from the coding sequence ATGGCGATTCTTGGCTTAGGAACGGACATCGTTGAAATCTCCCGCATTGAAGCGGTGATCGCCCGCAGTGGCGATCGCCTGGCAAAACGGGTGCTCAGCGATAACGAATGGGCCATCTGGGAAGCGCACCAACAGCCGGTGCGTTTTCTGGCTAAACGCTTCGCGGTCAAAGAAGCCGCCGCGAAAGCGTTTGGCACCGGGATCCGTAACGGCCTGGCGTTTAATCAGTTTGAAGTGTTTAACGATGAGCTGGGCAAACCCCGCCTGCGGTTATGGGGCGAAGCGCAAAAACTGGCAGACAAATTGGGCGTGAATCACATGCATGTCACACTGGCGGACGAACGTCATTACGCCTGTGCGACGGTGATCATCGAAAGTTAG